Proteins co-encoded in one Melanotaenia boesemani isolate fMelBoe1 chromosome 23, fMelBoe1.pri, whole genome shotgun sequence genomic window:
- the LOC121635090 gene encoding uncharacterized protein LOC121635090 — protein MPKRKYKVYLEPHCSLEIPRSTHRRICHQNEYEMPADETRDGVTLADETPTFEIPADGNHCGVKGDHESLPHEDEARILADHQGVFMQENTLPEDAESSDSSNFQREDSESPDDSNFECSNDPPGNGADTDMDTSLKATGKTSRAEALLMILTYAARHQITGSALDDLLKLINHLFGQDVVPASKYASNKVFQRNMDKVEFILYCKDCKTSLGGQNEVLARAITVCSACNSPVDPTTLNNGAFFISVPIAPQIQNILHTPELQTKLSYRVDRPAKAGNIISDIYDGDLYKVLSAPGEILSDPNNLSYTFNSDGSPLYKSSRFSIWPIHLHLNELPPNIRFKHVILAGLWFGSTEPQMHVFLKPFVDQAKALATKAVSWKKDEGVVISKVVGLCCCVDSKARPAMQNCTQFNGHFGCGFCLHPGTLVNRQVKYPITESDYPDRDAESMLKDMEEALNLKKNVRGVKGPSPLINMPFFDIVWGFAPDYMHAVLLGVARQHAMLLLESVDEPYYIGNPTIYLLLQEEVSFEEVNKADEMLCMFKINPDKGSKVERQEKKKSVAVNPKVLSLINRIAEFEWST, from the exons ATGCCAAAGAGAAAGTACAAAGTGTACCTTGAACCTCATTGCAGTTTGGAGATCCCAAGATCAACACATAGGAGAATATGTCATCAAAATGAG TATGAGATGCCAGCAGATGAAACACGAGATGGTGTGACCCTGGCAGATGAGACTCCAACATTTGAGATACCGGCAGATGGGAATCATTGTGGAGTGAAAGGTGACCATGAGAGCTTGCCACATGAAGATGAG GCCCGGATTTTGGCAGATCACCAAGGGGTTTTCATGCAAGAAAACACATTGCCAGAAGATGCAGAGTCATCAGACAGCAGCAACTTTCAACGTGAAGATTCAGAGTCACCAGATGACAGCAACTTTGAGTGTTCAAATGATCCACCAGGTAATGGAGCAGACACTGATATGGACACATCTCTTAAGGCCACAGGGAAGACATCACGGGCCGAGGCATTACTGATGATCCTGACCTACGCGGCAAGGCATCAGATAACTGGATCTGCACTTGATGACTTGCTTAAACTCATCAATCACTTATTTGGACAAGATGTTGTACCAGCATCTAAGTATGCCTCCAACAAAGTGTTTCAAAGAAACATGGACAaagttgaatttattttgtacTGTAAAGACTGTAAAACCTCTTTGGGTGGTCAAAATGAGGTGTTAGCGAGGGCCATTACAGTGTGTTCAGCTTGCAATTCACCTGTTGACCCAACTACACTTAATAATGGGGCCTTTTTTATCAGCGTTCCAATTGCTCCCCAGATTCAGAACATTCTGCACACTCCAGAGCTACAGACCAAGCTGAGCTACAGGGTGGACAGACCAGCCAAAGCAGGCAATATAATATCAGACATTTATGATGGTGACTTGTATAAAGTTCTGTCAGCACCAGGTGAAATTCTATCAGATCCTAACAATCTGTCATACACATTTAATTCAGATGGTTCTCCTCTATACAAATCATCCAGATTTTCCATCTGGCCCATTCACCTTCATCTCAATGAGCTGCCACCAAACATTAGGTTCAAGCACGTGATATTAGCTGGGTTGTGGTTTGGATCAACAGAACCtcaaatgcatgtttttcttaAGCCTTTTGTCGATCAAGCAAAAGCGCTTGCAACCAAGGCAGTGTCATGGAAAAAGGATGAGGGAGTGGTCATCAGCAAAGTTGTGGGTCTATGCTGTTGTGTTGATTCCAAGGCTAGACCAGCAATGCAGAACTGTACCCAGTTTAATGGGCATTTTGGCTGTGGGTTCTGCCTCCACCCAGGCACACTTGTAAACAGACAAGTGAAATACCCTATCACAGAATCAGATTATCCTGACAGAGATGCAGAGAGCATGCTGAaagacatggaggaggctctcaacctaaagaaaaatgttaggGGAGTAAAGGGGCCATCTCCTTTAATTAATATGCCATTCTTTGACATTGTGTGGGGTTTTGCACCAGACTACATGCATGCTGTATTACTGGGTGTTGCAAGGCAGCATGCAATGCTTCTGTTAGAGAGTGTAGATGAGCCATATTACATTGGTAACCCAA CAATTTACCTGCTTTTACAAGAGGAAGTCAGTTTTGAGGAGGTCAACAAAGCTGATGAAATGTT